From Brassica rapa cultivar Chiifu-401-42 chromosome A06, CAAS_Brap_v3.01, whole genome shotgun sequence:
AGGTTTCATatgtaaagttttttttgtgtctTCTCAGTTTCGTCCAGCGAATTTCACTGTTGTTCTTTTCCATTACGATGGAAATATGGATAAATGGTGGGATCTTGAGTGGAGTTCAAAGGCCATTCATATAGTTGCACAGAACCAGACGAAATGGTACTTATCTTTTCTTTTCCAATGCATAACATTGAGacaatgttttgtttatatgtttCACTTGTGTAACATTGGtttattatatgtttctttttcttgattttCAGGTGGTTTGCAAAACGATTTCTCCATCCGGACGTTGTATCCATTTATGATTATGTTTTTCTTTGGGATGAGGATCTTGGAGTTGAGAACTTCACACCAGAGAGGTAAATTTCAGTTTCATTTTGAAAATCTTATAGTGAGATTTATGAAGATCGAGTGTGACACCAATCATTTTTCTGAAGGTATTTGAAGATAGTTAAAGCAGAGGGACTGGAGATATCTCAACCGGCTTTGGACCGCAACTCGACTGAAATCCACCACAAGATCACACTCCGTTCCAGAACAAAGAAATTTCATAGGTTCAAATATACTTCAATAGGAGAGAGTTTTtctctttgtttgttttcaaaGTGTTTGGCACTTAATGTACAACATGATGTCATGAACACAGGAGAGTTTACATCAATAGAGGCactaagaaatgttctaatACTAGTGAAGATCCTCCTTGCACAGGGTAATGGCTTAGTAGGCGACAGAATAATTTCTGTGAATtgttgagtatatatatatatttaaatgataaCACTTTCTTTTTGCTGTTTTGTAGATTTGTTGAAGGAATGGCTCCTGTGTTTTCAAGAGCTGCTTGGTTTTGCACTTGGAATCTTATACAggtaaaatatttttcactTGCCGTTATTTATCTATAGAAAGTTAACTGCTCCCTTCAACTTTTTTACTTGAGGTCATTTTTGTTTTGGCTTTTTTAGAATGACTTGGTTCATGGATGGGGAATGGATATGAAACTTGGGTATTGTGCACAGGTGATCCCACTTCTCTTTCAAAATATTGCTCTAATTTATTATCTTTCTGAAATGAACATCTTAGTCCTTTTTGAAACCTTGAAATAGTCTAAAAACATTATGGTTCAGCAACTTTTCGTTTGATTGTCTCACATTTATGAGAATGGTTTGAACGTGTTTTAGGGAGACAGGAAAATGAAGGTAGGGATCGTGGATAGAGAGTACATCTTTCATCAAGGCATTCAAACTTTGGGTGAGAGTGTACCTTCTGATAAGAAGGTATGATCTTTTCTAAATCCGAACTCGTTTTGATCTCGATGAACGAACGCTTTACGTTATATAACTCGTTTGTTTCTCTAATACCTGCAGACCAGAACTCGTGACGTTAGGACTAACGTAAGTTTTATTGACATCAAAACACTCTCCACACTTTTTGGCATCCAACCAGAGAAAAGCTAACTAACACCTTTATGATTCTTTTTCATCATATTTTCACAGAGACATGGCCATACAACATTTGATTCAAGAACCTCGGTGAGTAAATATCTATACAACTATCTTCTTTGGTTTATCGTTATAGAAGCTAAAAAAAACTTAGCAACGTAGTGTGTGATGAAACAAGTAGATAAGGAGGCAGTCGACATGGGAGCTTCAAAGGTTTGAAGAACGATGGAAAAAAGCGGTGGAAGAAGACAAGAACTGGATCGATCCATTTTCATCGAGCtcgaagaagaagcagaagagtAACAGCATTAGTAACAGAAGACTAAAGCGTGGTAACACTCACAGGGTGAAGCATAAGAGAAGTCAAGAGACATCAACAGCATAACGCATAAGAGTAGCATAAACAAGGATTTTTTTTACACGAGAGATTTGCTTAGTTTTTGtaattagttttatattatttaactcAGTTATTTAGGAAGAAAATAAGTTTATAACCTTGTTTAACATCCCAAATATTTTACTTTAAGAATTGGGGAAATCCAAAAGAGATAAATCTAAAATGAAAATGGTTTACAAATTAAAATTGGTTAATTTGTCTTCATCTGTTCTCTATGTCTTTcgtgtttaattttaatatatactcTTTCATGTCAATTGTAGTTTTAGGTTTAgacatacatattaaaaaatatttaatttaatatatttctaaaataaaaacatcactATTAATACCAATACATTATCACATTTCAACTAATAAAAAGatagaataaaatattaaacctccatatttcaatcaataaataaatatattaaaatattaaatcaataaatttaacgttaaaattagaaaacgacatttattttgaaacaaaaattttgTTATACAACGATAATTAAACTGAAACGTAAAGaatgaatataaaaataagataatgcTGACAAAAGTAATTatcacaaatattaataaaaacaatataattCCAAACAGttattaaaataaagtaaataataaagtaaaataaggAGGAGAATCGGTATATATGGGATGTAATATCAATTTGGTGAAATTCTCAATTTCCTTTTACTTCTGTTTTAAAGTTGTAATCTTGAGGCCTCCTtgtgaagaagagaaagagagatctCTCAGATCAAAGTGTTCGTCGATAAGCGTTTGGTAAGGGATGGCAGGTCGTTACGATCGGAACCCCTTCGACGAAGGAGACGAAGTCAATCCTTTTGCTGTAAGCCTTCCTTTCTTCACTCTTTTGATTGGATCAAAATGTGTTATTTTCCCTTTAAAAAGTTTGCTTCTTTCGAATTGGGTTTTGTCCATTCTCATCAGTCTTACTTAAAGTTTGTGTCTTGTGTTGATTACTCCGCTTTGTTATGGAATCTGTAACAGAATAGCCATTTTGTGAGAATATAAAtccaaatttgtttaaaattttgtaacttttCTCTATTGCTGACGAAACATATTGTGGCTAATCAGATGGGTTTAGTGTTCTTGATTTCGTctcttttgttgtttttcttttggtatCACTGTCCCATGGAGCTCTTCTTTGATTCTGAAGAAGGTAGTGGTGGTGCAAGACTGATGATGATTGTTAAATTTGTATGCTTTATTAGAATCCCGGGAGTGTACCAGCTGCTTCGAGTTCCAGACTATCGCCTTTGCCTCCGGAACCTGCTGGTTTTGGCTATGGTCGCACCGTTGACGTTCCTCTTGACAGACCAGGGTCTGGTGCACAGGTTCGGTTGTTGAAGTCGGAGTAGGTATCATACGTTTTGCGATTAGTTTTAATGACACTTCCTTGTTTTAATACAGgatctgaagaagaaagagaaggagcTCCAAGCCAAAGAAGCTGAGCTTAAACGACGTGAGCAGGTAACAAACAAACACCATCCTGAAGAACATTGATATTGCTGATGTGGGTGTTCCTGTATAACCGTCCATTTTCAGTAGATGACTTAGTTTTGTTTTCGGTTGTGTAGGATCTCAAACGGAAAGAGGATGCTGCTGCACGAGGTACATACAATGCCTTTTATGGTTTTAACCTGAAAATATCTCTTCTCTAGTCTGctctctttatatttttttaccttttatttCTAGCTGGAATTGTTATCGAGGTGAAAAACTGGCCGCCCTTGTTCCCTCTTATCCACCATGACATTGCAAATGAGATTCCTATTCGTCTCCAAAGGCTACAGTATATTGCTTTCTCAACATACTTGGGTACGTCAATATAGTCTTATGGACATTCCTATGTTAATTTCACCTATATAGGTTTGAGTCAGAACATTACTCGTGTGTCTCCATGTCCGACAGGGTTGGTTCTTGCACTTTTCTGGAACGTCATCGCCGTTACTACAGCTTGGATCAAAGGAGAAGGTCTCTTCTTGTTCTCTTACACTAtgtcttattttctttttttttccgctGACCATTCGCATGTCTTACAACCtcgagtttgtttttttttcttttgttcaggAGTAACGATTTGGCTTCTTGCTCTTATTTACTTCATTTCGGGTGTCCCAGGAGGCTATGTGTTATGGTATCGGCCTCTCTACCGTGCCTTCAGGTTCTTACTTCTCATACCTTGTCACTAAAAAATGCAATTGTGTACTAATGGAGGAAAAGTGTTGAcagtatatttttttcttttgcatatTCTCTGATTCAGTGTGTTTATTTTGTGTTGGATTCCTGCAGAAATGATAGCGCATTGAGCTTTGGATGGTTCTTCTTGTTCTACATGGTGAGCCCCTAGCTAATAATGGTTATATCTTTTACCTGAGTGAGTCAGTTAGAATTCCAATCTGACACAATCCTTTCTGTGACACAGCTCCACATAGTTTTCTGCGTCTTTGCTGCAGTTGCTCCTCCTATTGTCTTCAAAGGAAAGTCACTTGCGTAAGTTTCTTCTAAAAAGCTTAAAGACATCTAGAGTTCAATCGGTTAATACTTGCATATCAAGCTTGTTATTAGTTACTCTATTTTGATTGATCCTCGAATTCACAGGGGCATATTACCTGCGCTAGATATGTTGAGCAGTCAGGCACTGGTCGGAGTAagctctttttctctttttgtatCCCTTATGAGCTCTTGGATTGTGTCAACTTTTGTCTTATGAACCGCTTATATTCTCATTGATCATTGAATTCTTGTTTTGCCTGTGACAGATCTTCTACTTCATCGGGTTTGCGTTTTTCTGCCTTGAATCAGTGGTCAGCATCTGGGTTATTCAGGTCTCTTTCCTTGTCTTTTAGAACCGAAAAGAGATAGTCTCTGCATCAGTATAGTTTTCAGAGGTAGAAGACTCTCTTAACATTTGAAATGTGGCAATTTTACATGTGCAGCAAGTATACATGTACTTCCGAGGGAGCGGGAAAGCAGATGAGATGAAAAGGGATGCTGCAAGAGGAGCCATGAGAGCTGCGATTTGAACTCATGATCCCTCCTGAAGCTATTGGTTGTGATGTGTAACTTTTACATTCTTCAGCTCTTTgacctttttgttttgttttgtttttacagcagcaaagttcaaaaaaaaaaaaaaatagattgtgTATTTGTGTTTATTCAATTTGAGTTCAGATTTCAAACCGTAAGCTTCCAAATTTTTTGATCAGATGGCCGTTCATCTCAAAGCCGAGAAGGTTAATATTATGGGCCTGGCCTTTTAAGAATTATGAAGTTACCGTTTATATAGTCAGCCCACCAAATCTTAAGCTCGTGTCCATGGGTGTTTGATGATTTGATCCACGTGATAACAATGCAAAGGATTTCTGGTGGATTCACCGGGATCTTTAGTTTGTGTATAATGTCATATCTTTTTTTCAAGAAAACTAGAAGAATAGTTTACCGGTGAGTTCACCGGAT
This genomic window contains:
- the LOC103871881 gene encoding uncharacterized protein LOC103871881 isoform X2, which encodes MEHGLPAMKSIKSLKSFVKRRNNPQDVGKSGWRVKPFLLLMCTALLIFWYKTTNIQFEETELEEADYPFDMAVESEPVDEKLKGLPRGILQPRSDLELKPLWSSNSLRAKGVEMTNRNLLAVPVGIKQKGNVDAMVKKFRPANFTVVLFHYDGNMDKWWDLEWSSKAIHIVAQNQTKWWFAKRFLHPDVVSIYDYVFLWDEDLGVENFTPERYLKIVKAEGLEISQPALDRNSTEIHHKITLRSRTKKFHRRVYINRGTKKCSNTSEDPPCTGFVEGMAPVFSRAAWFCTWNLIQNDLVHGWGMDMKLGYCAQGDRKMKVGIVDREYIFHQGIQTLGESVPSDKKTRTRDVRTNRHGHTTFDSRTSCVMKQVDKEAVDMGASKV
- the LOC103871881 gene encoding uncharacterized protein LOC103871881 isoform X1, with product MEHGLPAMKSIKSLKSFVKRRNNPQDVGKSGWRVKPFLLLMCTALLIFWYKTTNIQFEETELEEADYPFDMAVESEPVDEKLKGLPRGILQPRSDLELKPLWSSNSLRAKGVEMTNRNLLAVPVGIKQKGNVDAMVKKFRPANFTVVLFHYDGNMDKWWDLEWSSKAIHIVAQNQTKWWFAKRFLHPDVVSIYDYVFLWDEDLGVENFTPERYLKIVKAEGLEISQPALDRNSTEIHHKITLRSRTKKFHRRVYINRGTKKCSNTSEDPPCTGFVEGMAPVFSRAAWFCTWNLIQNDLVHGWGMDMKLGYCAQGDRKMKVGIVDREYIFHQGIQTLGESVPSDKKTRTRDVRTNRHGHTTFDSRTSIRRQSTWELQRFEERWKKAVEEDKNWIDPFSSSSKKKQKSNSISNRRLKRGNTHRVKHKRSQETSTA
- the LOC103871883 gene encoding secretory carrier-associated membrane protein 5, with protein sequence MAGRYDRNPFDEGDEVNPFANPGSVPAASSSRLSPLPPEPAGFGYGRTVDVPLDRPGSGAQDLKKKEKELQAKEAELKRREQDLKRKEDAAARAGIVIEVKNWPPLFPLIHHDIANEIPIRLQRLQYIAFSTYLGLVLALFWNVIAVTTAWIKGEGVTIWLLALIYFISGVPGGYVLWYRPLYRAFRNDSALSFGWFFLFYMLHIVFCVFAAVAPPIVFKGKSLAGILPALDMLSSQALVGIFYFIGFAFFCLESVVSIWVIQQVYMYFRGSGKADEMKRDAARGAMRAAI